The Cyclobacteriaceae bacterium DNA segment GTCGATCTTCTTCAAATTGAAAATACTCTTTTGAAACAAGAATCTTCTTCATCAGGTTATGAAAAGATTCCTGAGCCTGTGTATAGGCTGAATCCAGGTTCATCGTTTCAGGAATGTCTTTTGTGTTTTGAATTAACCACGGATGTAGTGTGTTTAGTTGTTCGAACACTACAATATCATCGGTGTTGGTCTCCAGCAACTCCAACTTTCCAGTGCTTCGGATAACAAATTGAAGTGAGTCGGTTTGCTTTATGAATATGGGATGAGCCTTGCCCTCCAATGAAACATAGAACAGTGCAGGGAGTGGTTCGCTGATGTGAAGCGTTGCTGTTTTCTCCGTCCATACAGCTGGAATTTCTTTTTTTGTATAGACCAACGAAACGTAAAATTGAACAGGCTTATCCGTTTCCAGTTGGAATGTGACAACTGATTTGCCTTTGCAAATAAAGGATAATAACAGTAACCCGAGTGTTATACCTTTGAGCATAGTCGGTTATGGTTAATCCCCAAAACTAATTCCCAATCCTTTGGCTGCTTTTACCAAAAAGGAGTCTTTGTTTACAATGTTGTATTCACGTGTCGCTTCTTCCAATGAAACGTAGGTGATGTTGTTGTTTTTGTACGATACCATTTTGCCGTACTCGCCATGAATAACCAACTCCATGGCCTTAACGCCAAACAAGGAGGCCAGCACACGATCAAATGCAGTGGGTGTGCCGCCCCGTTGGATATGACCTAAAACCGTTTCGCGTATTTCGGCTGTACAGCCCGCATCTTTTAATTGTTTTGAGAGCTGAAAGGCAACGCCACCCAGGCGTACATGTTCCGATCCTTTTTCGCCTTTACGCGACACAATGGTTCCGTCTTTGGGTTTGGCGCCTTCGGCCAGCACAATGTTTACAAAGCCTTTTCCGAGTTTGTAGCGCGTATCAATCCGCTTTACCAGTTTTTCAATGTCGTAGGGTATTTCAGGTATTAAGCATATCTCCGCGCCACCGGCTATGGCGGTGTGCAGGGCAATCCATCCGGCATCGCGGCCCATCACTTCCATAATCATTACCCTATGATGGCTTTCTGCTGTGGTTACCAACTTATCAAAACTATCGGTGGCTATTTGCACGGCTGTTTGAAAGCCAAACGTCATGTCGGTTGCCGATAAATCATTGTCGATGGTTTTCGGAACCCCTACAATGTTCAATCCTTTTTCAAAAAGTACCCGCGAAATTTTTTGTGAGCCATCGCCACCAATGTTGATCACGGCATCAAAGCCAAGTTTGTGGATCTTCTCGATGAGTTCAGACGAGCGATCAGTTTCCTTTACCGAACCATCTTTTTGAATGAACGGAAATTTAAGCGGGTTCGATTTGTTGGTGGTCTTTAAAATGGTTCCACCCTTTACGTGAATGCCTGCCGTTTTTCGTGTATTCAGTCGAACAATCTGCTGGGGTTCATTCAGCACGCCATTAAAGGCTTCAATGCTGCCGTACACTTCCCAGGTTTTTTCTTTTCGCGCGCGTTTAACAATTCCACGAATCACGGCATTTAAACCGGGGCAATCGCCACCACCGGTGAGGACCAGTACTTTCTTTTTCTTTTCGAGCATGTGTAAACGTTTGCGAGCCTGAAAATCGGATAAAGGTGTAAAGTACGCGGACAATCATGAATTGTCAACAGCAGCAGCACGTTTTAACCGGTCGTTAATGGCGCGACCAAGGCCTTCTTCGGGCAGTAGTTCGGCCAGGATGATGTCTATCGGCATCTTATCAAAATCGCGAAGCGACTGAAACAGGTTGCGGGCGGCTTCTTCCATGTTTCCACTGCGTGAAAGAATGCGCTGATAGGGTGAATTGAAATCACGTGAAAAACTCAGGATGCCTGAGTCGTGAGCGGGGTATTCTTGCAGCAATTCTTCCAGCTTGCCAAGCTTGAGCGGTTTGCCGGGGGCATAATGACTTTTTAACTGGCCGGGTGCAAGCGGGTTTGAAGTGGAGAGTGTGTGCACTTTCAATTTTCCGGTAACGGCCTCAAGGCGCTCCAGACTTAAACCACCGAGGCGTAGCACTACCGGTTCCTCACCTTCAAAACCCACAATGGTCGATTCAATACCAATCGAGCAAACACCTCCATCTAAAATATAGCCAATCTTATCACCTAACTGTTCGTTCACGTGTTCGGGCGTAGTCGGACTTACATAACCAAACGGATTGGCGCTGGGAGCTGCCAATGGAAAGGGAAGGTTCGTCAGTAATTTTCGGGTAAGTGGATGATCGGGGCTGCGAAAGCCAACGGTTTTCAATCCGGAGGTAACAAGGGCCGGAATGGTGTCATCTTTTTTTTCAAGCACCAGCGTGAGCGGTCCGGGCCAGAATAACTGGGCCAGTCGTTCAGCTTTTTTTGGAATTTCGGTTACGTAATTTTTGGCGAATGATAAGGCAGGAATATGAACAATAAGCGGATCAAATTGCGGACGGTTTTTCGCAACGAAAATTTTTGCTACGGCTTCTACATTCAATGCGTTGCCGGCAAGTCCGTACACGGTTTCGGTGGGGATGGCCACCAATTCGCCCTGCGTTAACAGGGTTACTGCCTTTTCAATGTCTGTACCGATTTCGGCCATAGGGTGTAAAACTAAAATTTATTTGCCATTTTGATGAGCGTTTAAACCCATCGGGAAATGAAAATTTATGTATCTGCCTTATTGATTGCTATCGGCACACTGGCTTGTTCTACAAAAACGGAAACCCTGGAAAGTAAAATCCAAAAACGTGTGGAGGGATTTCGCGGTGATGTTGGGATTTTTGTGAAGAATTTAAAGACAGGCGAAGAGGTTGCCATCCATGCCGATTCTCTGTTTCCTACGGCCAGTATGATCAAGGTGCCGATTACCATTGGCATCTTCGATAAAATTGAAAAGGGCGAATTAAAATATGATTCAGTTTTAACCTATCGCGATTCGCTGCTCTATGCCGGTGAGGATATTTTGGGCTCGTTTAAGGATGGAGAAAAAATTTCGCTGAGCAAGGTGTTGATGCTGATGATTACCACCAGCGACAATACGGCCAGCTTATGGTGCCAGTATATAGCTGGAACAGGAACGGCCATCAATGCCTTATTGGATAACTATGGTTTTGCCCACACGCGTGTGAATTCCAGAACGGAAGGGCGCCAGGAAAACTGGAAGCAATACGGTTGGGGACAAACTACGCCACGTGAAATGGCTGAGTTACTCATGCGCATCCATGAGGGGAATATCATTTCCAAACGAGCCAGCGAACGCATTTATCGAAACCTGACGCGTATTTATTGGGATGGCGAAGCGTTGTCGCAAATTCCTCCCTATGTGCAGGTGGCGTCCAAGCAAGGTGCTGTAAACAAATCGCGTTCGGAAGTGGTGCTGGTGAATGCTCCGCATGGTGATTATGTGTTTTGTGTTGTCACCAAAAATCAGGAAGATGAAAGCTGGACATCCGACAATGAGGGTTATGTGTTACTGCGTGAAATTTCTGCGTTGTTGTGGAAGCACTACGAACCTGATGCTGATTGGAAACCTGCTGAGGGTATCAGTGAATGGTATTAGTTCTGCTTTGAGATTTCATGTAGTTAGATTCACGCAAAACCCGCAAAGCCAAATGCACGCAAAGCCCACCAAGACGAAAGCAGGTCTACTTTTTGCGAGCTTTGCGTAATTTCTTTGCGACTTCTTTGCGTGAAAAAGTAATTAAAATCGGAGACTCAGATTTTATCAAATTGGTTAGATTGCGCAGTGTTCTTTTGACTTTGTGGCAAACTATAATTTTGGGCAAGCTTTAGAAATTTCGATTCTAAAATCTTAGCTTAGCCAAACTTTAAATCTGAAGATATGAGCAACAAAACCCGAAACATCATTAAAGGCATTGCTGTATTGTTGGTGTTGCTGGCCGTTATGATGCAGATGCAGTGGGTATTGATTCCGGCCCTTGCGGTTTACAAATTCTGGATGGTAGTGATTGCCTTTGCCTTAGTGCTGATTACTTCGCGCTAACAACTTTGTTTTGTGTACCATGCGACTGATAGAAGTATTGTAATCCGTCAGCGCTTCCACTTCGTGTAACGAAATCCATTTCAGCTCGTGTGATTCATCTGAACATTGTAAGGATTGATGTGCGGGTGCAACAAAAATAAACCGGATGTCATAATGAAGGTGTTCTGGAAAACCTTTGTGTTCCGGAATCGGATGAATGTCCAGATCGAAGATACCGGGCTTCACTAATCTCAGGTTTGTAATGCCGGTTTCTTCTTCCGCTTCGCGTAGCGCTACTCTAAAAATATTCTCATCGCCATCGGCATGGCCACCCGGCTGAAGCCATTTGTTCAGTTTGCCGTGGTGGAGTAAGACAACCCGTTTATATGCGTCATCAATAATCCACGAAGAGCCTGTGATGTGTCCGGGCAAATGAT contains these protein-coding regions:
- a CDS encoding ATP-dependent 6-phosphofructokinase, with protein sequence MLEKKKKVLVLTGGGDCPGLNAVIRGIVKRARKEKTWEVYGSIEAFNGVLNEPQQIVRLNTRKTAGIHVKGGTILKTTNKSNPLKFPFIQKDGSVKETDRSSELIEKIHKLGFDAVINIGGDGSQKISRVLFEKGLNIVGVPKTIDNDLSATDMTFGFQTAVQIATDSFDKLVTTAESHHRVMIMEVMGRDAGWIALHTAIAGGAEICLIPEIPYDIEKLVKRIDTRYKLGKGFVNIVLAEGAKPKDGTIVSRKGEKGSEHVRLGGVAFQLSKQLKDAGCTAEIRETVLGHIQRGGTPTAFDRVLASLFGVKAMELVIHGEYGKMVSYKNNNITYVSLEEATREYNIVNKDSFLVKAAKGLGISFGD
- a CDS encoding L-threonylcarbamoyladenylate synthase is translated as MAEIGTDIEKAVTLLTQGELVAIPTETVYGLAGNALNVEAVAKIFVAKNRPQFDPLIVHIPALSFAKNYVTEIPKKAERLAQLFWPGPLTLVLEKKDDTIPALVTSGLKTVGFRSPDHPLTRKLLTNLPFPLAAPSANPFGYVSPTTPEHVNEQLGDKIGYILDGGVCSIGIESTIVGFEGEEPVVLRLGGLSLERLEAVTGKLKVHTLSTSNPLAPGQLKSHYAPGKPLKLGKLEELLQEYPAHDSGILSFSRDFNSPYQRILSRSGNMEEAARNLFQSLRDFDKMPIDIILAELLPEEGLGRAINDRLKRAAAVDNS
- a CDS encoding serine hydrolase, with amino-acid sequence MKIYVSALLIAIGTLACSTKTETLESKIQKRVEGFRGDVGIFVKNLKTGEEVAIHADSLFPTASMIKVPITIGIFDKIEKGELKYDSVLTYRDSLLYAGEDILGSFKDGEKISLSKVLMLMITTSDNTASLWCQYIAGTGTAINALLDNYGFAHTRVNSRTEGRQENWKQYGWGQTTPREMAELLMRIHEGNIISKRASERIYRNLTRIYWDGEALSQIPPYVQVASKQGAVNKSRSEVVLVNAPHGDYVFCVVTKNQEDESWTSDNEGYVLLREISALLWKHYEPDADWKPAEGISEWY
- a CDS encoding NUDIX hydrolase is translated as MSLTSRGQLQQALHVYSSPFKEEIAFQEDLLQLLQAERCYHRDHLPGHITGSSWIIDDAYKRVVLLHHGKLNKWLQPGGHADGDENIFRVALREAEEETGITNLRLVKPGIFDLDIHPIPEHKGFPEHLHYDIRFIFVAPAHQSLQCSDESHELKWISLHEVEALTDYNTSISRMVHKTKLLARSNQH